The Deltaproteobacteria bacterium genome contains a region encoding:
- a CDS encoding VCBS repeat-containing protein: MPRRHSSWRVATTVAMVLLSTVPALAAEVSFRSALTQPLNAEPSTMAVGDLNNDRALDVVVVNILDRTISVFLGSPAGGLISMGDFPAGGTGHGIVIVDLDGDTIPDIILSEEESEHLWFLHGNGDGSVSDPVRINSGHDPLGLAVGDLDGDGVADLAVALSDEAGGRISFLHGHADATFDAPQVIDLDRGSTAVIIADFNGDTANDIAVSSNDPGTVSILLNQGHGSFANPVRYPVSAGSGPLQLGDADEDGIMDLIVGNTGDDTVGVLRGRGDGTFETAVLFPTGGSVLDDLTLADVNGDNHLDVVTANRRAQSVSVLLGVGDGTFDLPRGFISDVSPVAVAAFDLTGDGVPDLLSANSGPGGGDFPSFAVLPGDGHGNFAAIEQLPAPRASAAMVIGDFNEDALADAVVSSPEKNGVTFFFGASGQPRASEFMATDSTPGALAAADFDGDDHLDLVSANTTPDVSILFGTGGGFEAPGHLALGAVASALAVGDFDLDGDLDLVVTEPGTPPQLAVVRNNGDRTFVALAPMQLSGRPSALVVGDFDGDGRSDIAVGDLSNGRVALFSGTGNNSFVARQPIELGASPGALVVTDIDVDGDDDLVVLTSGQSGLRVLTNDGTGHFTVGSPRSVGALPSALIARDLNGDGAPDLLIADQTGDSVTVLVNAGHGFLQTGPAPLAAVRPSTIGSGDFDGDGRPDCFVAGVTACRLTNSTPQASVRRGDGNGDGRINAADLVALVRELSDGDGVRADDVSRGTYAGAPGVDADGDGVITRRDARAIIARMVNRVVTPDGASSSP; encoded by the coding sequence ATGCCGCGCAGGCATTCAAGCTGGCGCGTAGCGACAACCGTGGCGATGGTCCTGTTGTCGACCGTACCTGCTCTCGCGGCAGAGGTGAGCTTCCGCTCGGCATTGACGCAGCCGCTCAATGCCGAGCCCTCTACGATGGCGGTCGGCGATCTCAACAACGACCGCGCCCTCGACGTGGTAGTCGTCAATATCCTCGATCGCACGATCAGTGTGTTTCTGGGCTCACCCGCGGGTGGGCTCATCAGCATGGGTGACTTTCCCGCTGGCGGCACCGGGCATGGCATCGTCATCGTCGATCTTGATGGCGACACGATTCCGGACATCATCCTCAGCGAGGAAGAGTCGGAGCACCTGTGGTTCCTGCACGGTAACGGCGATGGTTCGGTGAGCGACCCGGTCCGGATCAATTCAGGGCACGACCCGCTCGGGCTGGCGGTAGGCGATCTCGATGGAGATGGCGTTGCCGATCTGGCGGTGGCGCTGTCCGACGAGGCCGGTGGGCGAATCAGTTTCTTACACGGCCACGCTGACGCGACATTTGATGCGCCACAGGTAATTGATCTCGATCGCGGGAGCACCGCCGTGATCATCGCCGACTTCAACGGCGATACGGCCAACGACATCGCGGTATCGAGCAACGACCCGGGCACGGTTTCGATTCTGCTCAACCAGGGGCACGGCAGTTTCGCAAACCCCGTCCGCTACCCGGTGAGCGCAGGTAGCGGGCCGTTGCAGCTCGGTGATGCCGACGAAGACGGCATCATGGATCTGATTGTAGGTAACACTGGCGATGACACCGTGGGAGTGCTGCGCGGCCGCGGCGATGGGACCTTTGAGACCGCGGTGCTGTTTCCGACTGGCGGCAGCGTGCTCGACGATCTCACCCTGGCCGATGTCAACGGCGATAACCATTTGGACGTCGTGACCGCCAATCGCCGCGCGCAGAGCGTGAGCGTGTTGCTGGGAGTTGGGGACGGAACGTTTGATCTGCCGCGCGGATTCATCAGCGACGTCAGCCCGGTCGCGGTTGCGGCGTTCGATCTCACTGGCGACGGTGTGCCTGACCTGCTCAGCGCCAACAGCGGCCCGGGCGGTGGCGATTTTCCCAGTTTTGCCGTGCTCCCTGGCGATGGTCACGGCAACTTCGCGGCTATCGAACAGTTGCCGGCTCCGCGCGCCAGTGCGGCGATGGTGATCGGTGATTTCAACGAGGACGCCTTGGCTGATGCCGTCGTCTCGTCGCCAGAAAAAAACGGCGTGACGTTCTTCTTCGGAGCCAGCGGTCAGCCACGGGCGTCGGAATTCATGGCGACGGACTCGACTCCCGGCGCGCTCGCGGCGGCTGATTTCGATGGCGACGATCATCTCGATCTGGTGAGCGCGAATACCACGCCCGACGTGTCGATTCTGTTCGGCACCGGTGGCGGGTTTGAAGCACCCGGTCATCTCGCGCTCGGGGCGGTAGCGAGCGCACTTGCGGTCGGTGATTTTGATCTCGATGGAGATCTGGATTTGGTTGTGACGGAGCCGGGTACGCCGCCGCAACTCGCGGTGGTCCGCAACAACGGCGATCGAACTTTTGTTGCGCTGGCGCCGATGCAATTGAGCGGGCGCCCCTCGGCGCTCGTCGTCGGGGATTTCGACGGCGACGGCCGATCCGACATTGCCGTTGGCGATCTGAGCAATGGTCGCGTGGCGCTGTTTAGTGGTACCGGCAACAACTCATTTGTGGCGCGCCAACCGATCGAGCTCGGCGCGAGCCCAGGCGCGTTGGTGGTGACCGATATCGACGTTGACGGCGACGATGATCTCGTTGTGCTGACGAGCGGTCAGTCCGGTCTCCGTGTGCTCACCAATGATGGCACGGGTCACTTCACCGTCGGTTCGCCTCGAAGTGTAGGCGCGTTGCCGAGCGCACTGATTGCCCGCGATCTCAATGGCGACGGTGCGCCCGATCTCTTGATCGCGGATCAAACCGGAGACAGCGTGACGGTGCTGGTCAACGCCGGCCACGGCTTTCTGCAAACCGGCCCCGCGCCGCTTGCCGCCGTGCGTCCCAGCACGATCGGTAGCGGCGACTTCGACGGCGACGGTCGGCCCGATTGCTTTGTGGCTGGCGTCACGGCGTGTCGGTTGACGAACTCGACTCCACAAGCGAGCGTGCGTCGCGGCGATGGCAACGGTGATGGTCGCATCAATGCCGCAGACCTCGTGGCGCTAGTCCGCGAGTTGAGCGACGGTGACGGGGTCCGCGCAGACGACGTGAGCCGCGGTACGTACGCCGGTGCTCCCGGGGTCGATGCTGATGGCGACGGCGTCATCACGCGCCGCGATGCTCGCGCGATCATCGCGCGCATGGTCAACCGTGTCGTGACGCCGGACGGCGCATCGTCGTCACCGTGA
- a CDS encoding VCBS repeat-containing protein yields the protein MTALVGALSLVGTVSALATEVPPASFRTATNVLIGGLPAAVTAADLNNDHHSDIAIANFSTNSATVLLGDGTGALTKLGDFLSGGQPLGVAAGLFDGDVNPDLILTQRESDSMWFLRGRGDGSFDAPRAVASGHDPSAVVAVDFNGDGKLDAVQTLSSELGGRVNVIYGNGDGTFAPPVGARTSGGSLAVAIADFNGDRLLDAAAANGASRSVSVLLGRSDGSLAPKIDSPAGNGPAAIDAGDVDEDGNPDVIVANATEDSMSLSLGLGDGNLGSPQFFAVGHAPFGIALADMNGDGHLDAVVSNSKSSSVSLFIGDGHGGFPSVRHFIADATPVRLVVADLDEDGLPDVVTVNDGVAKPTASILLSHGETLEAVEQLPSTTDAGAVAVADVDNDGLADVAVTHGVARVVGLYLARPSGGFAAPIALDPHGRPINVIVADINNDGWPDAVTANDSSKDLSLLLNHRGLFADAVSINIGGITPAAVTAGDFDGDGVLDLAVSQPSANRIAVLRGRGDGTFDAFATTAVQMNPTALISADFNHDGVDDLAVINSGTGSVSILLGQRGAGLAPMTAVQVGDQPVAVTVLDANDDGRDDLAVVLAGGSLRLLLGDGQGAFAPGVLLQAGMTLTGVAARDVNGDQRADLLVSDKDSHAVLVWLSHGDGSFSDATSIRVSPGPLGVAAADFDGDGDYDVAASGTHPAVATNLINSGVRRGDGNGDGRLGAADMVALASIEGIARGVRVEKTNRADLDANGDGLVNTQDTIATTHRIFGRGSQ from the coding sequence TTGACTGCCCTGGTTGGGGCGTTGAGCCTCGTCGGGACTGTTAGCGCACTAGCGACCGAGGTTCCGCCGGCGAGTTTTCGCACCGCAACGAACGTGCTCATCGGCGGTCTCCCCGCGGCCGTCACCGCTGCGGATCTCAACAACGATCACCACAGCGACATCGCGATCGCGAACTTCAGCACCAACTCGGCGACGGTGTTACTCGGTGATGGCACGGGCGCGTTGACCAAACTTGGCGACTTCCTCAGCGGCGGTCAGCCGCTTGGTGTTGCTGCCGGCTTGTTTGACGGCGACGTTAATCCGGATCTCATCCTGACGCAGCGAGAGTCCGACAGTATGTGGTTCTTGCGCGGCCGCGGCGATGGATCGTTTGATGCGCCGCGTGCCGTTGCGTCCGGACACGATCCATCAGCCGTTGTCGCCGTCGACTTCAACGGCGACGGCAAGCTCGATGCGGTACAGACTCTGTCATCAGAACTCGGCGGCCGCGTGAACGTGATCTATGGCAATGGTGACGGGACGTTCGCTCCGCCGGTCGGCGCCCGCACCTCCGGCGGCAGTCTCGCCGTGGCGATCGCCGATTTCAACGGCGATCGGTTGCTCGATGCGGCCGCCGCGAACGGCGCCAGTCGCAGCGTCTCGGTTTTGCTCGGACGCAGCGATGGTTCACTCGCACCGAAGATTGACTCGCCGGCCGGCAACGGCCCGGCCGCCATCGACGCGGGCGATGTGGACGAAGATGGCAACCCCGACGTGATCGTCGCCAATGCGACGGAAGACTCGATGAGCTTGTCGCTGGGGCTCGGTGACGGGAACCTGGGCTCGCCGCAGTTTTTCGCCGTCGGCCACGCGCCGTTCGGAATCGCGCTCGCCGACATGAACGGCGACGGCCATCTCGACGCCGTGGTGTCGAACAGCAAGAGTAGCAGCGTCAGTCTGTTCATCGGTGACGGGCATGGTGGCTTTCCGTCGGTGCGGCACTTCATCGCGGATGCGACGCCCGTGCGCTTGGTGGTCGCGGATCTCGACGAAGATGGTCTGCCTGATGTCGTGACGGTCAATGACGGCGTAGCGAAACCGACCGCCAGCATCTTGCTCAGCCACGGTGAGACACTCGAGGCGGTCGAGCAACTGCCGTCTACCACGGATGCCGGTGCCGTCGCCGTTGCCGACGTGGACAACGACGGGCTGGCGGACGTGGCGGTGACTCACGGCGTTGCGCGCGTCGTGGGTTTGTACCTCGCCCGCCCCAGCGGCGGTTTTGCCGCGCCGATTGCGCTTGATCCACACGGGCGCCCGATCAATGTGATCGTTGCCGATATCAACAACGATGGGTGGCCGGACGCAGTGACGGCGAATGACAGCAGCAAGGATCTGTCGCTCCTGCTCAACCACCGAGGTCTGTTTGCCGACGCGGTGTCAATCAACATCGGCGGGATCACGCCGGCCGCAGTCACTGCGGGCGACTTCGACGGCGACGGTGTACTCGATCTCGCGGTTTCGCAGCCCAGCGCGAACCGTATCGCTGTTCTGCGCGGCCGCGGCGACGGAACCTTCGATGCCTTTGCGACGACCGCGGTTCAGATGAACCCGACCGCGTTGATAAGCGCCGACTTCAACCATGACGGCGTTGATGATCTCGCGGTGATCAACAGTGGAACCGGCAGCGTGTCGATCCTGCTCGGCCAGCGCGGCGCCGGTTTGGCACCGATGACCGCCGTGCAGGTCGGCGATCAACCGGTAGCCGTCACCGTGCTGGATGCCAATGATGACGGACGCGACGATCTCGCCGTCGTCCTCGCCGGCGGGAGTCTGCGGCTGTTGCTCGGCGATGGACAGGGCGCGTTCGCTCCAGGGGTGCTGCTGCAAGCCGGCATGACGCTCACTGGTGTCGCGGCCCGCGACGTCAACGGAGATCAGCGCGCGGATTTGCTCGTAAGCGATAAGGACAGCCACGCGGTCTTGGTGTGGTTGAGTCATGGCGACGGAAGCTTCAGCGATGCCACGAGCATCCGCGTGTCGCCTGGCCCGCTCGGCGTCGCGGCGGCCGATTTTGACGGCGATGGCGACTATGATGTCGCGGCGAGCGGGACCCATCCGGCGGTGGCAACGAATCTGATCAACAGCGGCGTGCGCCGCGGCGATGGCAATGGTGACGGGCGTCTCGGAGCCGCCGACATGGTGGCCCTGGCGAGTATCGAAGGGATTGCGCGCGGCGTCCGCGTCGAGAAGACCAATCGCGCCGATCTCGATGCCAACGGTGACGGTCTCGTGAATACTCAGGACACGATTGCGACGACGCATCGAATCTTTGGACGAGGGAGTCAGTGA
- a CDS encoding MmgE/PrpD family protein produces MDGSGATARMAEWVAQTRFEDLPRRVVEECKNQLLSVIASVHAGHFSEAGRLVSRAVKEWANGKEATLMPSGERAAVGHAIFGNAALSMALDYDDYLFAGHTGHSAVLSALAVAEKIGVSGKDLLLAQALANEVEGRVGASVLIGPLNGQLWTFNHVVGSAIATCKLMGLDKEQILGAIGIALLQPPYPLAPGFFGSDAKVLLASMSAPLGVQAAELAASGVRGIPDILEHPQGFVSVFARTPLMGAYQGFGRVWLTDTLCYKIYPGCAYIDTFVDCILMMVRQNPIDARKVKAIHIGATPLTLAMDALSAPHLKGPETLAQTLNFSVGYNAAVALIDKDLGPRQLTRERIKDPAVWELAAKVHLTQDDVMTQRMRDRSLLKVATTPEGEQYELDLSTADLTNFRMSFGARVRIEMEDGRSFDAEQEVPFGAAGRTYDERRKAVEDKFRRETRYTLRKEKMEKAIDLIHHLEDTSSSGVRELVRLCCSEKI; encoded by the coding sequence ATGGATGGAAGTGGCGCCACCGCGCGCATGGCAGAATGGGTTGCGCAGACGCGGTTCGAAGATCTGCCGCGCCGCGTGGTGGAGGAGTGCAAGAACCAACTGCTCAGCGTGATCGCCTCGGTCCACGCCGGTCACTTCTCCGAAGCCGGCCGCCTAGTGAGCCGTGCGGTGAAGGAGTGGGCCAACGGCAAGGAGGCCACGCTGATGCCGTCGGGCGAGCGCGCCGCGGTCGGTCACGCCATCTTCGGCAATGCCGCCTTGAGTATGGCGCTCGACTACGACGACTACCTGTTCGCCGGCCACACGGGGCACTCCGCGGTGCTGAGCGCGCTGGCGGTGGCGGAGAAGATTGGGGTGAGCGGTAAGGACCTGCTGCTGGCGCAAGCATTGGCGAACGAGGTTGAGGGACGCGTCGGCGCCTCGGTGCTCATCGGTCCGCTCAACGGTCAGCTGTGGACGTTCAATCACGTGGTCGGCAGCGCCATCGCCACCTGCAAACTGATGGGACTCGACAAGGAGCAGATCCTCGGCGCCATCGGCATCGCCTTGCTGCAGCCACCCTACCCGCTGGCGCCGGGCTTCTTTGGCTCGGATGCGAAAGTGCTGCTGGCTTCGATGTCGGCGCCGCTCGGCGTGCAGGCGGCGGAGTTGGCCGCCAGCGGTGTGCGCGGCATCCCCGACATCCTGGAGCATCCGCAGGGCTTCGTCAGCGTCTTCGCGCGCACGCCGTTGATGGGCGCGTATCAAGGCTTCGGACGCGTCTGGCTCACCGACACTCTCTGTTACAAGATCTACCCCGGCTGTGCGTACATCGACACCTTCGTCGACTGCATTCTCATGATGGTGCGGCAGAACCCAATCGACGCGCGCAAAGTCAAAGCAATTCACATCGGGGCCACGCCATTGACACTGGCCATGGACGCGCTGTCGGCCCCTCATCTGAAAGGCCCCGAGACGCTGGCGCAGACACTCAACTTCTCGGTTGGCTACAACGCCGCGGTCGCCCTGATCGACAAAGACCTCGGCCCGCGCCAACTCACCCGCGAACGCATCAAGGATCCCGCGGTGTGGGAGCTCGCCGCCAAGGTTCACCTCACCCAAGACGACGTGATGACTCAGCGCATGCGCGACCGCTCGTTGCTCAAGGTCGCGACCACGCCGGAGGGCGAGCAGTACGAACTCGACCTGAGCACCGCCGACCTCACCAATTTCCGCATGTCGTTCGGCGCCCGTGTCCGCATCGAGATGGAAGACGGCCGCTCGTTCGACGCCGAACAAGAAGTACCGTTCGGCGCCGCCGGTCGCACCTACGATGAACGCCGCAAGGCCGTCGAGGACAAGTTCCGACGCGAGACCCGCTACACGCTGCGCAAGGAGAAGATGGAGAAGGCCATCGACCTCATCCATCATCTCGAAGACACCAGCTCCTCCGGCGTTCGCGAGTTGGTGCGGTTGTGCTGCTCAGAGAAGATTTGA
- a CDS encoding matrixin family metalloprotease, which produces MTRAGWFAPSTRRMLIALLATAAMAGDAQAYVLIRVTATSPPQHWPSAAQPVLMQLNDQIGPALPNVAAGSDPRAAVTRALGKWPAASAFRFAEGSTAVTSAGADGINLISFADTPANRQAFEMAGGNGVVGLTLSFFRAGGEITEADVIFNPALQFSTTVDTDTALRAASQFDVEAVATHELGHVIGLHHSGVESATMWSLTSVLQRQLDSDDIAGARVLYPNDGASGRIAGRVTVNGGSAFGAQVVAVDQRGVVVASALTLPDGTYAIEQLAPSTYDVYVEPLDGPHSSVPNVPCIRVGNLSGGGIYSGATLTTDFPTRFTDNLVVSAGATAALDFALPSGAPPVNPAEIGTATIESGGSLIASIASHPIAVMPGDSLILVVAGTNLDQVTAGDVDLGPDISLDAESFQIVTFSCNSAPLPAFLAGITVAQSAAGGGHSIVLRTGSERVVLTGALRVQTPELPTPTPSVTPTPTVTSTLTATPTRTATRTIGPSSTPGACVGDCDASGDVTVDELVRGVNIALGIAPLSDCPLFDTDHSDDVTVDELVRAVNAALSQC; this is translated from the coding sequence ATGACGCGCGCTGGTTGGTTCGCACCATCAACACGACGCATGTTGATCGCGTTGCTCGCGACCGCGGCGATGGCTGGTGACGCGCAGGCGTACGTCTTGATTCGCGTGACAGCGACCAGCCCGCCGCAACATTGGCCCAGCGCTGCTCAGCCGGTGCTGATGCAGCTGAACGACCAAATCGGTCCGGCGCTCCCGAACGTCGCCGCCGGCAGTGATCCGCGCGCCGCGGTGACGCGCGCGCTCGGCAAGTGGCCGGCGGCGTCGGCGTTTCGTTTCGCGGAAGGCAGCACTGCGGTCACGTCCGCAGGGGCCGACGGTATCAATCTCATCTCATTCGCCGACACGCCGGCGAATCGGCAGGCCTTCGAGATGGCCGGCGGCAATGGGGTGGTCGGCCTGACCCTCAGTTTCTTTCGCGCCGGGGGGGAGATCACCGAAGCCGATGTGATCTTCAATCCGGCGCTGCAGTTCAGCACGACGGTGGACACCGACACGGCGCTGCGTGCGGCGAGTCAGTTTGACGTGGAAGCGGTGGCGACGCACGAGTTGGGGCATGTCATCGGGCTGCATCACAGCGGCGTCGAGTCGGCCACGATGTGGTCGCTCACCTCGGTGCTGCAGCGGCAACTCGACAGTGACGACATCGCCGGCGCGCGCGTGCTGTACCCGAATGACGGCGCGTCGGGCCGCATCGCCGGGCGGGTGACGGTGAACGGTGGCTCGGCGTTCGGTGCGCAGGTCGTCGCGGTGGATCAACGCGGTGTTGTTGTCGCGAGCGCGCTGACCTTGCCCGACGGCACCTACGCGATCGAGCAGCTGGCGCCGAGCACCTACGACGTGTACGTCGAGCCGCTCGATGGTCCGCACAGCTCCGTGCCCAACGTTCCGTGCATACGAGTCGGCAATCTCAGCGGCGGCGGTATCTACAGTGGCGCGACACTGACCACCGATTTTCCGACGCGGTTCACCGACAACCTGGTAGTGAGTGCCGGCGCCACGGCGGCGCTCGACTTCGCGCTTCCCTCAGGCGCGCCGCCGGTGAATCCCGCCGAGATCGGTACCGCCACGATCGAGTCGGGCGGGTCGCTGATCGCCTCCATCGCGTCGCATCCGATCGCGGTCATGCCGGGCGACTCGTTGATCCTGGTGGTCGCCGGTACCAACCTCGATCAAGTGACAGCCGGCGACGTCGATTTGGGGCCGGACATCAGCCTGGATGCGGAGAGCTTTCAAATCGTGACGTTCAGTTGTAACAGCGCGCCGCTGCCGGCGTTCCTGGCCGGGATCACCGTGGCGCAGAGCGCCGCCGGCGGCGGACATTCAATCGTGCTACGCACGGGCAGCGAACGCGTGGTACTGACGGGTGCGTTGCGGGTGCAGACGCCGGAACTTCCCACCCCGACCCCGTCGGTGACACCGACGCCGACCGTCACGTCGACACTGACCGCGACGCCGACGCGGACTGCCACCCGAACCATCGGGCCGTCGTCGACGCCGGGCGCGTGCGTCGGCGATTGCGATGCGAGCGGCGACGTGACCGTCGACGAGCTGGTGCGCGGCGTCAACATCGCGCTGGGCATCGCACCGCTGAGCGACTGTCCGCTGTTCGATACCGACCACAGCGACGACGTCACGGTCGACGAGTTGGTGCGCGCAGTGAACGCGGCACTCAGCCAATGCTGA
- a CDS encoding MFS transporter, with translation MAARESWRRNLYVLWAIEFAAFTGLSLILPFIPLYVRQLGITDEADVTRWSGLVLSAPFMVSFLATPIWGALGDRHGQKLMVVRALFGSSICYIGAALSTSVVSLFMWRLALGSVSGFLAAGMALMSVTAPDEHRGYALGLLQSVIPASGLLGPLLGGALADLIGYRAIFFVVAALTAVGGLVAALTLIEPRQHGSPVVAHVRVRDNITLAWQRPDLRQALLALGASQMLVTMLQPVFVLFVERLGVEGRLLSTTTGALFAATGITALIAAPWWGRRGDRRGFHGALTVALLGSALLLFLQGMVTGVAQLFVLRLAYGAFVAGILPALLGVITAGSPAERRGAMMGLSSSAIMIGNLLGPISGGFVAAHAGLRAVFFVSATLLLLLNGFARRLRS, from the coding sequence GTGGCGGCTCGGGAATCGTGGCGACGCAATCTGTACGTGCTGTGGGCAATCGAGTTCGCGGCGTTCACCGGACTCTCGTTGATTCTCCCGTTCATTCCGCTCTACGTCCGCCAGCTCGGCATCACCGATGAAGCTGACGTGACGCGCTGGAGCGGCCTGGTGCTGTCGGCGCCGTTCATGGTGTCGTTTCTCGCCACGCCAATTTGGGGCGCACTCGGCGATCGCCACGGACAGAAGCTGATGGTGGTGCGCGCACTCTTCGGCAGCTCGATCTGCTACATCGGCGCGGCACTATCGACCAGCGTCGTGTCACTGTTCATGTGGCGATTGGCGCTCGGTAGCGTGTCGGGATTTCTCGCCGCCGGCATGGCATTGATGTCTGTCACCGCGCCCGACGAGCATCGCGGCTACGCACTCGGCCTATTGCAGTCGGTGATTCCCGCGTCCGGACTACTCGGCCCGTTGCTCGGCGGGGCGCTGGCCGATCTGATTGGCTATCGGGCGATCTTCTTTGTCGTCGCCGCATTGACGGCGGTTGGCGGGTTGGTGGCGGCGCTGACGTTGATAGAGCCGCGGCAGCACGGGTCGCCCGTGGTGGCGCACGTGCGCGTACGCGACAACATTACTCTGGCGTGGCAGCGCCCCGATCTGCGGCAGGCGCTACTGGCGCTCGGCGCCTCGCAAATGTTGGTGACCATGCTCCAACCCGTGTTCGTCTTGTTCGTCGAACGCCTCGGGGTCGAGGGGCGGCTCCTCTCCACGACCACCGGTGCGCTGTTCGCCGCCACCGGCATCACCGCGCTGATCGCCGCGCCGTGGTGGGGACGCCGCGGCGATCGCCGCGGCTTTCACGGCGCGTTGACGGTGGCGCTGCTTGGCTCCGCGCTGCTGCTCTTCCTTCAGGGGATGGTGACCGGGGTCGCGCAACTGTTCGTGTTACGCCTCGCCTACGGCGCGTTCGTCGCCGGCATTCTGCCCGCACTGCTGGGCGTCATCACCGCCGGCAGTCCGGCGGAACGCCGCGGCGCGATGATGGGACTGAGTTCCAGCGCCATCATGATCGGTAACCTGCTCGGGCCGATCAGCGGCGGCTTCGTCGCCGCCCACGCCGGCTTGCGCGCCGTGTTCTTTGTGTCCGCGACGTTGCTCTTGTTGCTCAACGGATTCGCGCGGCGGCTGCGGTCGTGA
- a CDS encoding 4-hydroxybutyrate CoA-transferase encodes MSHAIDAKRISPEAAAALVKSGNWVDYGFWMGQPDLFDQALAERAPELRGVKIRTAFSMRPRAVLDVDLTGEHFLWFNWHFSGYDRKQHDAGRCNYIPMNFGEAPDYYRRFIDPIDVVCLKTTPMDANGYFNFGGAVSYHKAITERAKILIIETCEAMPYVYGAEEGVHIDDVHYVIEGNPHPIPELPNAPTTEVDRKVGALIAAEVEHGACLQIGIGGMPNAVCASLKEAGVRDMGIHTEMLVDGMIDLYEAGLVTGARKQTQREQMVFTFAAGSRKQYDFIHRNPAAQSYPVDQTNLPQNIMRNDKVVSINNTTQIDLQGQAASESDGYRHLTGTGGQLQFVRGAYQSHGGKSFMCLSSVYERHGKRASRIVPALTPGNIVTTPRTDVMYVVTEYGIVNLKAKSVAERAKALISIAHPDFRESLEREARERNIIPKGVW; translated from the coding sequence ATGAGCCACGCAATCGACGCGAAGAGGATTTCTCCGGAAGCCGCCGCCGCGCTGGTTAAGTCAGGCAACTGGGTCGACTACGGATTCTGGATGGGTCAGCCCGATCTGTTCGATCAAGCGCTGGCCGAGCGCGCGCCTGAGCTGCGCGGTGTGAAGATCCGCACGGCATTCAGTATGCGGCCGCGGGCCGTGCTCGATGTTGATCTTACCGGCGAGCACTTTCTCTGGTTCAACTGGCACTTCTCGGGTTATGACCGCAAACAGCATGACGCCGGCCGTTGCAATTACATCCCGATGAATTTTGGCGAAGCGCCGGACTACTATCGACGCTTCATCGATCCGATCGACGTCGTCTGCCTCAAGACCACGCCGATGGATGCCAACGGATATTTCAATTTCGGCGGCGCGGTGTCGTATCACAAGGCGATCACCGAGCGCGCGAAAATCCTCATCATCGAGACCTGCGAAGCGATGCCGTACGTCTACGGCGCCGAGGAAGGGGTGCACATCGACGATGTGCACTACGTGATCGAAGGCAACCCGCATCCGATTCCCGAGCTGCCCAACGCGCCGACCACCGAAGTCGATCGCAAGGTGGGCGCGCTGATCGCGGCAGAGGTGGAACACGGCGCGTGCTTGCAGATCGGCATCGGCGGCATGCCCAACGCCGTCTGCGCATCATTGAAGGAAGCGGGCGTGCGCGACATGGGCATTCACACCGAAATGCTGGTCGACGGCATGATCGACCTCTACGAAGCCGGACTGGTCACTGGCGCGCGCAAGCAGACGCAGCGCGAGCAGATGGTGTTCACGTTCGCGGCCGGGTCGCGTAAGCAGTACGACTTCATTCACCGCAATCCCGCTGCGCAAAGCTATCCAGTCGATCAAACCAATCTGCCGCAGAACATCATGCGCAACGACAAAGTCGTCTCGATCAACAACACGACGCAGATCGACTTGCAGGGCCAGGCCGCGTCGGAGTCCGACGGTTATCGCCACCTCACCGGCACCGGCGGGCAATTGCAGTTCGTGCGCGGTGCCTATCAATCGCACGGCGGCAAGTCGTTCATGTGTCTGTCGTCGGTGTACGAACGCCACGGCAAGCGCGCCAGCCGCATCGTGCCAGCGCTGACACCGGGTAACATCGTCACCACGCCGCGCACCGACGTGATGTACGTCGTCACCGAGTACGGCATCGTCAACCTCAAGGCCAAGTCGGTCGCCGAGCGCGCCAAGGCGCTGATCTCGATCGCCCATCCCGACTTCCGCGAGTCGCTCGAACGCGAGGCGCGCGAACGCAACATCATTCCGAAGGGGGTGTGGTGA